In Populus alba chromosome 1, ASM523922v2, whole genome shotgun sequence, a single window of DNA contains:
- the LOC118032933 gene encoding exosome complex component RRP45A isoform X3 yields MDGRLANTWRLTVNEKKFIETALASNLRIDGRNPLEYRKITIKFGREDGSSEVHLGQTHVMGFVTGQLVQPYQDRQNEGMLLIFTEFSPMADPSFEPGHPGESAVELGRIVDRGLRESRAVDTESLCVLSGKLVWAIRIDLHILDNGGNLVDAANIAALAALLTFRRPECTLGGDDGQEVTVHPPEEREPLPLIVHHLPIAITFAFLGSQGKMVVDPTHSEEAVMGGRMTVTVNAIGDICSIQKAGGEGVPQSVIMHCLQLASMSAESITKKINNAHTAQREHCARSSATLLLLLAMLV; encoded by the exons ATGGATGGAAGATTAGCGAATACATGGAGATTAACAGTGAACGAGAAGAAATTCATAGAGACTGCTTTGGCTTCAAACCTTAGAATTGATGGTCGCAATCCTCTTGAGTATCGTAAAATTACCATCAAGTTTGGCAG AGAAGATGGGTCATCAGAGGTGCATCTAGGACAGACTCATGTAATGGGTTTTGTGACAGGTCAATTAGTTCAACCTTATCAAGACCGACAGAATGAAGGGATGCTTTTGATTTTCACAGAGTTCTCTCCAATGGCTGATCCTTCATTTGAGCCAGGCCACCCTGGGGAATCTGCAGTGGAGTTGGGTCGAATAGTAGATCGTGGTCTAAG GGAGAGCAGGGCTGTGGATACAGAATCTCTTTGTGTTCTTTCAGGAAAATTAGTGTGGGCCATTCGTATTGACCTTCATATCTTAGATAATGGGGG AAATCTTGTTGATGCTGCCAATATTGCTGCTTTGGCTGCTCTCTTAACATTTCGAAGACCAGAATGCACTTTAGGTGGTGATGATGGTCAAGAAGTAACAGTACATCCACCAGAG GAAAGAGAACCACTTCCTTTGATAGTCCACCATCTCCCTATAGCAATAACTTTTGCATTTTTAGGCAGTCAGGGCAAAATG GTGGTTGATCCTACCCACAGTGAGGAGGCTGTTATGGGTGGAAGAATGACTGTAACAGTTAATGCAATTGGTGATATTTGTTCAATTCAGAAAGCTGGAGGGGAGGGTGTGCCACAGAGTGTTATTATGCATTGTTTGCAACTTGCTTCTATGAGTGCTGAATCcataacaaagaagataaataatgcA CATACAGCACAGAGAGAGCATTGCGCAAGATCAAGCGCCACCCTACTTCTGCTGCTGGCAATGTTAGTGTAG
- the LOC118032933 gene encoding exosome complex component RRP45A isoform X1, which translates to MDGRLANTWRLTVNEKKFIETALASNLRIDGRNPLEYRKITIKFGREDGSSEVHLGQTHVMGFVTGQLVQPYQDRQNEGMLLIFTEFSPMADPSFEPGHPGESAVELGRIVDRGLRESRAVDTESLCVLSGKLVWAIRIDLHILDNGGNLVDAANIAALAALLTFRRPECTLGGDDGQEVTVHPPEEREPLPLIVHHLPIAITFAFLGSQGKMVVDPTHSEEAVMGGRMTVTVNAIGDICSIQKAGGEGVPQSVIMHCLQLASMSAESITKKINNAVEAYSTERALRKIKRHPTSAAGNVSVAGSDVKEQNKTVEQVGGSELSRHHMERLRVVSEETCSSRSNDNDGDIKSSEQGGTSRGESNAVSFLGGTSSWDPYLKGVDDDSLKANVASRGISAQHMEQKESKENSPKMDTEKPTEDIKQATLATDTSGTALETNGEKTLKDAVKPKNKRRKRASSMNAS; encoded by the exons ATGGATGGAAGATTAGCGAATACATGGAGATTAACAGTGAACGAGAAGAAATTCATAGAGACTGCTTTGGCTTCAAACCTTAGAATTGATGGTCGCAATCCTCTTGAGTATCGTAAAATTACCATCAAGTTTGGCAG AGAAGATGGGTCATCAGAGGTGCATCTAGGACAGACTCATGTAATGGGTTTTGTGACAGGTCAATTAGTTCAACCTTATCAAGACCGACAGAATGAAGGGATGCTTTTGATTTTCACAGAGTTCTCTCCAATGGCTGATCCTTCATTTGAGCCAGGCCACCCTGGGGAATCTGCAGTGGAGTTGGGTCGAATAGTAGATCGTGGTCTAAG GGAGAGCAGGGCTGTGGATACAGAATCTCTTTGTGTTCTTTCAGGAAAATTAGTGTGGGCCATTCGTATTGACCTTCATATCTTAGATAATGGGGG AAATCTTGTTGATGCTGCCAATATTGCTGCTTTGGCTGCTCTCTTAACATTTCGAAGACCAGAATGCACTTTAGGTGGTGATGATGGTCAAGAAGTAACAGTACATCCACCAGAG GAAAGAGAACCACTTCCTTTGATAGTCCACCATCTCCCTATAGCAATAACTTTTGCATTTTTAGGCAGTCAGGGCAAAATG GTGGTTGATCCTACCCACAGTGAGGAGGCTGTTATGGGTGGAAGAATGACTGTAACAGTTAATGCAATTGGTGATATTTGTTCAATTCAGAAAGCTGGAGGGGAGGGTGTGCCACAGAGTGTTATTATGCATTGTTTGCAACTTGCTTCTATGAGTGCTGAATCcataacaaagaagataaataatgcA GTTGAAGCATACAGCACAGAGAGAGCATTGCGCAAGATCAAGCGCCACCCTACTTCTGCTGCTGGCAATGTTAGTGTAGCTGGTAGTGATGTAAAAGAGCAAAATAAAACTGTTGAGCAGGTGGGAGGTAGTGAGTTGTCGAGGCATCATATGGAGAGATTGAGGGTGGTATCTGAGGAAACCTGCAGCAGTAGAAGTAATGACAATGATGGTGATATCAAATCATCTGAACAAGGTGGAACAAGTCGAGGAGAGAGCAATGCTGTGAGTTTTCTTGGGGGTACATCAAGCTG GGATCCTTATTTGAAgggtgttgatgatgattccCTGAAAGCTAATGTAGCCTCACGTG GAATATCAGCGCAGCATATGGAACAAAAAGAAAGCAAGGAAAATAGTCCCAAAATGGACACAGAGAAACCAACAGAAGATATTAAACAAGCCACTTTAGCTACAGATACATCTGGAACTGCACTGGAAACGAATGGAGAGAAAACTTTGAAGGATGCCGTGAAGCCCAAGAACAAGAGGAGAAAGAGGGCTTCCAGCATGAATGCAAGTTAG
- the LOC118032930 gene encoding probable magnesium transporter NIPA3 isoform X2, which yields MVSHIVIVGEVANFVAYAFAPAVLVTPLGALSIIVSAVLAHFILNEKLHQLGILGCVMCIAGSIVIVIHAPQERPITSVQEIWSMATQPAFLLYVGSVIVLVFILIFHFAPQCGHSNVLVFTGICSFMGSLSVMSVKAVGTALKLTFEGNNQLLYPETWFFVFIVATCVITQMNYLNKALDTFNTAVVSPIYYVMFTSLTILASVIMFKDWDGQNVGSIISEICGFIVVLSGTIVLHTTREFERSSSFRGSYASLSPPLSARLCNGNGEFMKHEEENLLPDEAVFFQRQEMH from the exons ATGGTTTCTCATATAGTGATTGTTGGAGAGGTTGCAAACTTTGTTGCATATGCGTTTGCTCCAGCAGTTCTTGTAACCCCCCTCGGCGCGTTGAGTATTATTGTCAG TGCTGTGTTGGCTCACTTTATCTTGAATGAGAAGTTACACCAACTAGGGATCTTGGGTTGTGTGATGTGCATTGCTGGTTCTATTGTAATTGTGATCCATGCACCACAGGAGCGCCCTATAACTTCTGTGCAGGAAATATGGAGTATGGCTACTCAACCAG CCTTTTTGCTTTATGTGGGTTCAGTGATTGTGTTGGTTTTCATTCTGATCTTCCATTTTGCTCCACAATGTGGTCACTCAAATGTGTTAGTGTTCACCGGCATCTGCTCATTTATGGGTTCTCTTTCG GTGATGAGTGTTAAGGCTGTTGGAACTGCACTGAAATTAACGTTTGAAGGAAACAACCAATTACTCTATCCAGAGACTTGGTTCTTTGTGTTTATTGTGGCCACATGTGTCATCACGCAAATGAATTATCTAAACAAG GCACTCGATACGTTCAATACTGCAGTTGTCTCCCCCATTTATTATGTCATGTTCACGTCACTTACAATTCTTGCCAGTGTAATCATGTTCAAG GATTGGGATGGCCAGAATGTGGGAAGCATCATATCAGAAATATGTGGCTTCATTGTTGTTCTCTCAGGGACCATCGTATTACACACAACCAGAGAGTTTGAAAGAAGTTCATCCTTTAGAG GTAGTTATGCATCTTTATCCCCTCCATTATCTGCCCGACTTTGCAATGGAAATGGAGAATTTATGAAGCATGAGGAGGAAAATTTGTTACCTGATGAAGCAGTTTTCTTTCAGAGACAAGAAATGCACTAG
- the LOC118032933 gene encoding exosome complex component RRP45A isoform X4: MDGRLANTWRLTVNEKKFIETALASNLRIDGRNPLEYRKITIKFGREDGSSEVHLGQTHVMGFVTGQLVQPYQDRQNEGMLLIFTEFSPMADPSFEPGHPGESAVELGRIVDRGLRESRAVDTESLCVLSGKLVWAIRIDLHILDNGGNLVDAANIAALAALLTFRRPECTLGGDDGQEVTVHPPEEREPLPLIVHHLPIAITFAFLGSQGKMCYVGG, from the exons ATGGATGGAAGATTAGCGAATACATGGAGATTAACAGTGAACGAGAAGAAATTCATAGAGACTGCTTTGGCTTCAAACCTTAGAATTGATGGTCGCAATCCTCTTGAGTATCGTAAAATTACCATCAAGTTTGGCAG AGAAGATGGGTCATCAGAGGTGCATCTAGGACAGACTCATGTAATGGGTTTTGTGACAGGTCAATTAGTTCAACCTTATCAAGACCGACAGAATGAAGGGATGCTTTTGATTTTCACAGAGTTCTCTCCAATGGCTGATCCTTCATTTGAGCCAGGCCACCCTGGGGAATCTGCAGTGGAGTTGGGTCGAATAGTAGATCGTGGTCTAAG GGAGAGCAGGGCTGTGGATACAGAATCTCTTTGTGTTCTTTCAGGAAAATTAGTGTGGGCCATTCGTATTGACCTTCATATCTTAGATAATGGGGG AAATCTTGTTGATGCTGCCAATATTGCTGCTTTGGCTGCTCTCTTAACATTTCGAAGACCAGAATGCACTTTAGGTGGTGATGATGGTCAAGAAGTAACAGTACATCCACCAGAG GAAAGAGAACCACTTCCTTTGATAGTCCACCATCTCCCTATAGCAATAACTTTTGCATTTTTAGGCAGTCAGGGCAAAATG TGCTATGTAGGTGGTTGA
- the LOC118032930 gene encoding probable magnesium transporter NIPA3 isoform X3: MVVGHDHNAVLAHFILNEKLHQLGILGCVMCIAGSIVIVIHAPQERPITSVQEIWSMATQPAFLLYVGSVIVLVFILIFHFAPQCGHSNVLVFTGICSFMGSLSVMSVKAVGTALKLTFEGNNQLLYPETWFFVFIVATCVITQMNYLNKALDTFNTAVVSPIYYVMFTSLTILASVIMFKDWDGQNVGSIISEICGFIVVLSGTIVLHTTREFERSSSFRGSYASLSPPLSARLCNGNGEFMKHEEENLLPDEAVFFQRQEMH, from the exons ATGGTGGTTGGGCATGATCACAA TGCTGTGTTGGCTCACTTTATCTTGAATGAGAAGTTACACCAACTAGGGATCTTGGGTTGTGTGATGTGCATTGCTGGTTCTATTGTAATTGTGATCCATGCACCACAGGAGCGCCCTATAACTTCTGTGCAGGAAATATGGAGTATGGCTACTCAACCAG CCTTTTTGCTTTATGTGGGTTCAGTGATTGTGTTGGTTTTCATTCTGATCTTCCATTTTGCTCCACAATGTGGTCACTCAAATGTGTTAGTGTTCACCGGCATCTGCTCATTTATGGGTTCTCTTTCG GTGATGAGTGTTAAGGCTGTTGGAACTGCACTGAAATTAACGTTTGAAGGAAACAACCAATTACTCTATCCAGAGACTTGGTTCTTTGTGTTTATTGTGGCCACATGTGTCATCACGCAAATGAATTATCTAAACAAG GCACTCGATACGTTCAATACTGCAGTTGTCTCCCCCATTTATTATGTCATGTTCACGTCACTTACAATTCTTGCCAGTGTAATCATGTTCAAG GATTGGGATGGCCAGAATGTGGGAAGCATCATATCAGAAATATGTGGCTTCATTGTTGTTCTCTCAGGGACCATCGTATTACACACAACCAGAGAGTTTGAAAGAAGTTCATCCTTTAGAG GTAGTTATGCATCTTTATCCCCTCCATTATCTGCCCGACTTTGCAATGGAAATGGAGAATTTATGAAGCATGAGGAGGAAAATTTGTTACCTGATGAAGCAGTTTTCTTTCAGAGACAAGAAATGCACTAG
- the LOC118033013 gene encoding serine--glyoxylate aminotransferase, translating into MDYFYGPGRNHLFVPGPVNIPESVLRAMNRNNEDYRSPAVPAMTKTLLEDVKKIFKTTSGTPFIIPTTGTGAWESALTNTLSPGDRTVSFLIGQFSLLWIDQQKRLGFNVDVVESDWGQGANLDILASKLAEDTAHTIKAVCIVHNETATGVTNNLAKVRKILDDYRHPALFLVDGVSSICALDFRMDEWGVDVALTGSQKALSLPTGMGIVCASPKALEASETAKSFRVFFDWKDYLKFYKLGTFWPYTPSIQLLYGLREALDLLFVEGLDNVIARHARLGKATRLAVEAWGLKNCTQKEEWFSDTVTAVLVPPYIDSAEIVRRGWKRYNLSLGLGLNKVAGKVFRIGHLGNLNELQLLGCLAGVEMILKDVGYPVKLGSGVAAACAFLQNSTPLIASRI; encoded by the exons ATGGACTACTTTTATGGACCAGGAAGGAATCATCTGTTTGTTCCAGGGCCGGTTAATATTCCTGAATCAGTCCTGAGGGCAATGAACAGGAACAATGAGGATTACCGTTCTCCAGCAGTTCCAGCAATGACTAAAACTCTTCTTGAGGATGTGAAGAAGATTTTCAAGACTACCTCAGGAACTCCATTTATCATCCCAACCACAG GCACTGGTGCATGGGAGAGTGCACTTACCAACACATTGTCTCCTGGAGATCGAACTGTATCTTTCCTGATAGGCCAATTCAGCTTGCTCTGGATTGATCAGCAAAAACGCCTTGGTTTCAATGTTGATGTTGTAGAGAGCGACTGGGGTCAAGGTGCCAACCTTGACATCCTAGCCTCAAAACTTGCGGAAGATACTGCGCATACCATTAAGGCTGTTTGCATTGTTCACAATGAGACAGCAACTGGAGTTACCAACAACTTGGCTAAAGTTAGAAAAATACTTG aTGACTACAGGCATCCAGCTCTCTTCCTTGTTGATGGGGTGTCCTCCATTTGTGCTCTTGATTTCCGTATGGATGAATGGGGAGTAGATGTGGCTTTAACCGGCTCTCAAAAGGCTCTCTCTCTTCCTACCGGGATGGGTATCGTGTGTGCAAGCCCCAAAGCTCTTGAGGCATCTGAAACTGCCAAGTCGTTTAGAGTATTCTTTGACTGGAAGGACTATTTGAAGTTCTACAAGCTTGGAACATTTTGGCCATATACCCCTTCCATCCAATTGCTGTATGGACTAAGAGAAGCGCTGGACCTCCTTTTCGTGGAAGGACTCGACAATGTGATTGCAAGGCATGCTCGTCTAGGAAAAGCAACAAG GCTTGCTGTGGAGGCGTGGGGTTTGAAGAACTGTACTCAAAAGGAGGAATGGTTCAGTGACACAGTGACTGCAGTTCTTGTTCCCCCATACATTGATAGTGCAGAAATTGTTAGGAGGGGATGGAAAAGATACAACTTAAGCTTAGGTTTGGGTCTCAACAAAGTAGCTGGCAAGGTTTTCAGAATAGGGCATCTTGGCAACCTGAACGAG TTGCAATTGCTGGGCTGCCTTGCCGGAGTGGAGATGATACTCAAGGATGTTGGTTACCCTGTAAAGTTGGGAAGTGGAGTAGCAGCTGCTTGTGCTTTTCTGCAGAACAGTACCCCTCTGATCGCTTCCAGGATTTGA
- the LOC118032933 gene encoding exosome complex component RRP45A isoform X2, which yields MGFVTGQLVQPYQDRQNEGMLLIFTEFSPMADPSFEPGHPGESAVELGRIVDRGLRESRAVDTESLCVLSGKLVWAIRIDLHILDNGGNLVDAANIAALAALLTFRRPECTLGGDDGQEVTVHPPEEREPLPLIVHHLPIAITFAFLGSQGKMVVDPTHSEEAVMGGRMTVTVNAIGDICSIQKAGGEGVPQSVIMHCLQLASMSAESITKKINNAVEAYSTERALRKIKRHPTSAAGNVSVAGSDVKEQNKTVEQVGGSELSRHHMERLRVVSEETCSSRSNDNDGDIKSSEQGGTSRGESNAVSFLGGTSSWDPYLKGVDDDSLKANVASRGISAQHMEQKESKENSPKMDTEKPTEDIKQATLATDTSGTALETNGEKTLKDAVKPKNKRRKRASSMNAS from the exons ATGGGTTTTGTGACAGGTCAATTAGTTCAACCTTATCAAGACCGACAGAATGAAGGGATGCTTTTGATTTTCACAGAGTTCTCTCCAATGGCTGATCCTTCATTTGAGCCAGGCCACCCTGGGGAATCTGCAGTGGAGTTGGGTCGAATAGTAGATCGTGGTCTAAG GGAGAGCAGGGCTGTGGATACAGAATCTCTTTGTGTTCTTTCAGGAAAATTAGTGTGGGCCATTCGTATTGACCTTCATATCTTAGATAATGGGGG AAATCTTGTTGATGCTGCCAATATTGCTGCTTTGGCTGCTCTCTTAACATTTCGAAGACCAGAATGCACTTTAGGTGGTGATGATGGTCAAGAAGTAACAGTACATCCACCAGAG GAAAGAGAACCACTTCCTTTGATAGTCCACCATCTCCCTATAGCAATAACTTTTGCATTTTTAGGCAGTCAGGGCAAAATG GTGGTTGATCCTACCCACAGTGAGGAGGCTGTTATGGGTGGAAGAATGACTGTAACAGTTAATGCAATTGGTGATATTTGTTCAATTCAGAAAGCTGGAGGGGAGGGTGTGCCACAGAGTGTTATTATGCATTGTTTGCAACTTGCTTCTATGAGTGCTGAATCcataacaaagaagataaataatgcA GTTGAAGCATACAGCACAGAGAGAGCATTGCGCAAGATCAAGCGCCACCCTACTTCTGCTGCTGGCAATGTTAGTGTAGCTGGTAGTGATGTAAAAGAGCAAAATAAAACTGTTGAGCAGGTGGGAGGTAGTGAGTTGTCGAGGCATCATATGGAGAGATTGAGGGTGGTATCTGAGGAAACCTGCAGCAGTAGAAGTAATGACAATGATGGTGATATCAAATCATCTGAACAAGGTGGAACAAGTCGAGGAGAGAGCAATGCTGTGAGTTTTCTTGGGGGTACATCAAGCTG GGATCCTTATTTGAAgggtgttgatgatgattccCTGAAAGCTAATGTAGCCTCACGTG GAATATCAGCGCAGCATATGGAACAAAAAGAAAGCAAGGAAAATAGTCCCAAAATGGACACAGAGAAACCAACAGAAGATATTAAACAAGCCACTTTAGCTACAGATACATCTGGAACTGCACTGGAAACGAATGGAGAGAAAACTTTGAAGGATGCCGTGAAGCCCAAGAACAAGAGGAGAAAGAGGGCTTCCAGCATGAATGCAAGTTAG
- the LOC118032930 gene encoding probable magnesium transporter NIPA6 isoform X1: MGFSQDNLKGFVLALSSSAFIGASFIIKKKGLRRAAAASGARAGVGGFSYLLEPLWWLGMITMIVGEVANFVAYAFAPAVLVTPLGALSIIVSAVLAHFILNEKLHQLGILGCVMCIAGSIVIVIHAPQERPITSVQEIWSMATQPAFLLYVGSVIVLVFILIFHFAPQCGHSNVLVFTGICSFMGSLSVMSVKAVGTALKLTFEGNNQLLYPETWFFVFIVATCVITQMNYLNKALDTFNTAVVSPIYYVMFTSLTILASVIMFKDWDGQNVGSIISEICGFIVVLSGTIVLHTTREFERSSSFRGSYASLSPPLSARLCNGNGEFMKHEEENLLPDEAVFFQRQEMH; encoded by the exons ATGGGTTTCTCTCAAGACAATTTGAAAGGGTTTGTTTTGGCTTTGTCGTCAAGTGCGTTTATTGGTGCTAGCttcattattaaaaagaaaggcCTTAGAAGAGCTGCTGCAGCTTCTGGTGCTAGAGCtg GTGTTGGTGGGTTCTCATATCTCTTAGAGCCACTATGGTGGTTGGGCATGATCACAA TGATTGTTGGAGAGGTTGCAAACTTTGTTGCATATGCGTTTGCTCCAGCAGTTCTTGTAACCCCCCTCGGCGCGTTGAGTATTATTGTCAG TGCTGTGTTGGCTCACTTTATCTTGAATGAGAAGTTACACCAACTAGGGATCTTGGGTTGTGTGATGTGCATTGCTGGTTCTATTGTAATTGTGATCCATGCACCACAGGAGCGCCCTATAACTTCTGTGCAGGAAATATGGAGTATGGCTACTCAACCAG CCTTTTTGCTTTATGTGGGTTCAGTGATTGTGTTGGTTTTCATTCTGATCTTCCATTTTGCTCCACAATGTGGTCACTCAAATGTGTTAGTGTTCACCGGCATCTGCTCATTTATGGGTTCTCTTTCG GTGATGAGTGTTAAGGCTGTTGGAACTGCACTGAAATTAACGTTTGAAGGAAACAACCAATTACTCTATCCAGAGACTTGGTTCTTTGTGTTTATTGTGGCCACATGTGTCATCACGCAAATGAATTATCTAAACAAG GCACTCGATACGTTCAATACTGCAGTTGTCTCCCCCATTTATTATGTCATGTTCACGTCACTTACAATTCTTGCCAGTGTAATCATGTTCAAG GATTGGGATGGCCAGAATGTGGGAAGCATCATATCAGAAATATGTGGCTTCATTGTTGTTCTCTCAGGGACCATCGTATTACACACAACCAGAGAGTTTGAAAGAAGTTCATCCTTTAGAG GTAGTTATGCATCTTTATCCCCTCCATTATCTGCCCGACTTTGCAATGGAAATGGAGAATTTATGAAGCATGAGGAGGAAAATTTGTTACCTGATGAAGCAGTTTTCTTTCAGAGACAAGAAATGCACTAG